The genomic DNA AGCCACACCCGCCCGTGCCAGACAAGCAGATTCGGGTTGCGGGGCGTACGATCGACGTTCATCACGAGCGCGTCGAACCAGACGACATCGGCAGCGAAGCGCGGGTCAGGCACGGGGCGCACCGCCGGGCTGAAGGGCAGCGCGCCGGGCAGGAAATCGATCCCGACATTCAGCCCCGGGCTGCGCTCTAGGAGCTCTTTGACCTCAGCGTCCGGCTCGGCGGCACCGAGAGCGGGGTCAAGGTCGACGAGAACGATCTCGGGCACCGGCAGGCCAAGGGCCCGGCCGATTTCGCCGGCAACCAGTTCGGCGATCAGCGCCTTCGCTCCCTGTCCAGCACCTCGGAACTTCAGCACGTACAGGCCGTCATCATCCGCCTCGACGAGCCCGGGCAGCGAGCCGCCCTCCCGCAGCGGGGTGACATAGCGGGTAGCAGTGACCGTTCGGAGCATCATCAGGAGCGTAGCACGCCGCGGCGCGGCGCGCTTGGTATGCTCGACACGGAGGAAAGACCATGGCTCACGCTCGCCCCCTTTCGCGCACCATGCTCGACGACCTCGTCACCCGCTGTTCCAACTGGGGCCGCTGGGGGCCAGACGACCAGCGCGGAACGCTCAACTTCTTGCGCCCAGAGCAGGTTCGCCGCGCCGCCGCCCTCGTTCGCGACGGCATAACTGTCTCGTGCGCCTTGCCGCTCGCCACGAGACCGGGCCCCCAGAACCCGTTTCCTGTTCTTCATCATATGCTCGGCGACGGCGACCTCGAGAACGCCAGCGGCGCGACCGACTGGTTTGCCCTCGCTCCCCACGGGTCGACAATCACGCACCTCGATGCGCTCTGCCACATCTTTTATCAAGGAAGGATGTACAATGGCCGGTCCGCCTCGATGGTCACCGTGCGCGGCGCGGGCGCCGGAGCGATAGACACCGTGCGCGACGGGATTGTCGGTCGCGGCGTGCTGCTCGACATTCCACGCCAGCGCGGCGTCCAGTGGCTGGAGCCGGGCGAGGCGATCACCGTGGAAGACCTCGAGCGTGCCGCGGCGGCGGAAGGCGTCGCGCTCGAGGACGGTGATCTGCTGCTGGTCCGCACGGGCCGCCACGCCCGCGCCCGCGCCGGTGTTGCGCCGCCGCCGCCGCTTCCCGGCCCCCTTCCCATGCTGCCGCTTGCCGGGCTGGAATGGACAACACTGCCCTGGCTGCACGAGCGGAAGATTGCCCTCCTCGGAGGGGACAACTACAGCGACTGCGTGCCATCCGGCTTCGAAGGACCGCAGGGACTGCCGATCCACACGGTCGGCATCGTCGCGATGGGGCTCCACCTGCTCGATAACGCCGACTTGGAGGCACTCGCCGCCGCTTGCGCCGAGCGCGGCCGGTGGGAGTTCCAGCTCATCATCGCGCCGCTCATCCTCGAAGGCGGGACAGCTTCACCCGTGAACCCGCTGGCAGTCTTCTAGGCGCCGAAAATCGTTGACAGCAGAGCGGAGCAGGCGATATACAGCATGGAGCGTCCGGTGTTCCTCACGTCAGTTTTCCGGGCGCGGAATTTCAGTACGCCTCGCTCCCGTGTCAGAAGTGGTCGAGGATGAGACGCAAGGAGGACCGCATGGGTCGTCGTCTTGGCAGCCTGCTCGCGGTCGTGGCCGTCGTGGCTGCGGCGTGCGCGCCGGCCCCGCAAACTGCGCCCGCTCAGACTGGCGGCGCGCAGCAGCCTCAAGAACGTCGCGCCGCCAACCAGACGCTGCGCGTCGCTCAGATCGGCCTGCCGGCCACACTCAGCCCGGAGTCGTCTGCTGCGAACATCGCCCTCTACAGCGCGATCTACGACTCGATGGTTTGGGTGGACGGCAAGTTCAACGTCCTCCCTCGCGCTGCCGAGCGCTGGACCCAGCCCGAGCCGACCACCTGGCGGTTTACGCTCCGCCGCGACTTGACCTTCTCGAACGGCGACCGGCTGACTGCCGCTGACGTCGAGTTCACCCTGAACTTGATCGTCGAGACGCGCATGCCGCAGATGTCCCAGCTGACCAACTTGGTCGGCGCAAAGATGGTCGACGACTACACCGTCGACGTCATGACGCGCGTCCCGGACGCAAGCGTTGTCCCCGGCCTGCTCTACGCTTGGATCATGCCGCGGAACTACTACCGATCAGTCGGGAAGGATGGCTTCGCCGTCAAGCCGATCGGCTCAGGCCCCTACGAACTGGTCGAGTTCCGCGCTAACGACATCGCGGTCTTCCGCAAGCGGCCGACCGAGCATCCCTACCGCAAGCCGATCATCACCGACCTGATTATCCGCTCGATCACCGAGCAGACCCAGATGGTGAGCGGCCTGCGCACCGGCGAACTCGATGTCGTTCAGGGCCTGCTCAGCCCCGACATTGTCGAGCAGATCGCCCGCACCGATGCCAAGATCGAATATCGCACGACGAGCAACATCTCAGCGCTCATCTCCCAGCCCGAGATGCGGATGCGCGACACGCCGCTCCAAGACAAGCGCGTCCGCTGGGCGCTGAACTACGCCGTCAACAATGAGGCGATCGCCAACACGCTCTTCAAAGGCTACGCGATCCCTTCGGCTCAGCTCTCCGTGCCGAATAGCCCGGGCTGGAACGACGACCTCAAGCCGGTCTACGACCCGGCAATGGCGCGCCGCTTGCTCGCTGAGGCGGGCTATCCGAACGGCTTCCGCTTGCCGGTCGGCATCGAGTTCACGCCGCAGACGGTCAACCCGAACCTCGCGGCTGCGCTGCAGGCAGACCTGCGCGCTGTCGGCATCGAGGCCGCTGTCACCCCCTACGAACTGGCCGCCTTCCTCGACAAATACTACGGGCGGAACAATCAGGTGAAGGGTGACCTCTTCGTCCAGTCGACCGGCGACACGAACGGGTTCATGACCCACGCGCAGGGGCTCTACAGCTGCAACAACGCGCTCCACTGGTGGTGCAATCCCGAGTTTGACCGCTTGATGCAGCTCGCGAACGCCGAACTCGACGTCGCGAAGCGGGGAGAGCTGATGCGCCGCGCCGTCCGGGTCCTCTACGATGATGTCGCTCACGTCCACCTGATCATCTCGTCGGTCTTCCACATCACCAGCTCGAAGGTGCGCGGCTTCGTCTGGGACAACCCGGCGTTCTTCACCTACGACGACGTCTATAAGGTCGAATGACCTCCTTCCCGTCCTGATGGGCCGCGGAGCGGCGGGCTGTTCGGCCCGCCGCTCTTGCTCTCTGCGGCCGCCTGCTGTCACTTCGGCGGAGACCGCCACGACGTCCGGGGGACCGCGGGACAGACTCAGCAGGCGACCGTGTCTCGCTCCCGCGAGGCGGGGACGGACGGCTGCGACGCTGCCAATGCAGACAGGAGAGCCCGGCCGCTCTTCCTTTCCCGGATGGCCGGCGCCGAGAACGGTCGGAACCTCCGGAGGAGGAGAGCAGGCCTCAGCCCTGCGGAGAGCTGCCTTCCGCCTGGACCGAGCGAGAACAGGACAGCCAGCCTGCACTATCAACGGCGAGGCAACGCCGACCCCGCACCGCGCCGAGACGATACTGGCAACGCGGCCGCACCCCGTTGTGACGAGACCGGCGACGAGGAGCCGATCACGCGCCGGTCTGCAGTGTGCAACCGTCGCGCAGAGTTCGCCCGAGATCGCCTCCCAATCGGGGGGACGGAGCGGCGGGATCACGAACTGAACGGTCGCCGCGCGATCGTCGCCTTTGTCTCAGGGTCCGCAGCCGCCCCTTGGCCGAGGAGACCTGCCAGTCGACTACGTCGATGGCCGCCCGCTCGCGTCTTCACGAGGGAGGCGCGCCGGCTTCACCGGCAACCAGCCTTGCGCAGCCCGCAGCCAACGGCCACCATGAGCATCTCTTCCCGCCGGCGGTCAGCCGCGGTCGGCCGGCCCTCCTGAGAACAGCCGCCGGCGTCGGGCGCCGCAGTCGAGGACCTAATTCCAGTTCTAGAAGATGCGCGGCGGCCCCACTCGGCACCGCTCCGCTCGCTGTCACGCTGGCGGGAGAATCTGCGGTCGGCGCTCCCGCCAAGATCGTTCTACCCTCCCGCCCCGTGCGACAATGCACTCATCCACCGAAGAGGAAGGCGAGATGTGGATTCTCCATGTCAAGGCGACCGTGCAGCCGGGCGGCAATGCTCACTATGAAGCGTGGAAGTTTGCCGAAGGCGCGCTCCAGCGCAAAGCGCCCGGCTTCATCAAGCGCACTCTCGTCCGCAGCAGGACAGACCCGCGGCGCTACTTCTACCAGAGCGTCTGGGAGAGTGCCGACCAGGCACGCGCATTCCTCGAGAGCGCCGAGTTCCAAGCGCTCTTTGCGCAGCACCGCCCGCGCGACGTCCTCGAGGGTGCGATGGAGCGCGATGAATGCGACCTGATCTTCGACGAAGCAGCTGAGCGCTGAAGGCGCGGTCGCAGCGCTAGTGCCGACGGACGATGATCGCCTCCAGCGGCGTGAAGCTGCCGTCTGCGGGATAGACGGCACCCACTGCGACAACGTGACCGCTTGGCAGAGCAGCGATCGCGTGCAGCCAGCGGTTCTGGCCGGGCGTCTTCAATTGCTCGACGACAGTGCGCCAAGTCGCGCCGCCATCGGCCGTCTGGAGAACAATCCGCTCCTCAGCCGACGCCCAGCCGGTCGCCTCGTCAACGAACGCGAACCCCGTGACCGCCGGCCCGAAGATGTCCGTCTGCACGCGGAGCCACCCTGCCCCGCCATCGTCGGTGCGCCAGATGTTGCTCTGCCCGGTGGCGAAAGTGGGGTCGCCGCCAACCACCCCAACTCGATCGCGCAGGAACCAGACCGCACCGAGCGGCGTGAACCCCGCACTCTCGCCGACCCGCTGCCACGTCCTTCCCCCATCGGCCGTCCGTAGGACGACGCCGCCGGTATCGGTGCTCCCCGCCGCCCAGCACGCAGCCTCACTGCGGCAGTGAATGCCGGTAATATCACGATCAAAGCCGCTGTTCTGGCGCGCCCAGGTCACCCCGCCGTCGGTCGTCTTCAGGATTGTCCCCCCATCCCCCCCGATGAACCCGACTGACCGGCTGGCGAACCAGATAAACCCGAGATTGCCGCTGCCCCCTGCCGGCGTCGACCAAGTACGGCCTCCATCGGCCGTTCGGCGGATCGTTCCTCCCACCCCCGCTATCACCCCGGTCGTCTCATCAAGGAAGCGCACGCCGTAGAGATCGGCGCGCGTCCCGGCATCCACCTGCCGCCAGGTCGCGCCAAAATCCGCAGAGTGCAGCACCGTCCCGCCTGAGCCCACCGCCCAGAAGTCGCGTGCGCCAGCGCTC from Dehalococcoidia bacterium includes the following:
- a CDS encoding aminotransferase class I and II, whose product is MLRTVTATRYVTPLREGGSLPGLVEADDDGLYVLKFRGAGQGAKALIAELVAGEIGRALGLPVPEIVLVDLDPALGAAEPDAEVKELLERSPGLNVGIDFLPGALPFSPAVRPVPDPRFAADVVWFDALVMNVDRTPRNPNLLVWHGRVWLIDHGAALSIHYTWQRPAEHARRPFTLIREHVLLPFAASIEEADARLAPRIEATMLAAILAAVPDAWLMEHAEDDPAARRRAYLDYLLTRLAPPRPFVAEAERARP
- a CDS encoding cyclase family protein yields the protein MAHARPLSRTMLDDLVTRCSNWGRWGPDDQRGTLNFLRPEQVRRAAALVRDGITVSCALPLATRPGPQNPFPVLHHMLGDGDLENASGATDWFALAPHGSTITHLDALCHIFYQGRMYNGRSASMVTVRGAGAGAIDTVRDGIVGRGVLLDIPRQRGVQWLEPGEAITVEDLERAAAAEGVALEDGDLLLVRTGRHARARAGVAPPPPLPGPLPMLPLAGLEWTTLPWLHERKIALLGGDNYSDCVPSGFEGPQGLPIHTVGIVAMGLHLLDNADLEALAAACAERGRWEFQLIIAPLILEGGTASPVNPLAVF
- a CDS encoding ABC transporter substrate-binding protein, coding for MGRRLGSLLAVVAVVAAACAPAPQTAPAQTGGAQQPQERRAANQTLRVAQIGLPATLSPESSAANIALYSAIYDSMVWVDGKFNVLPRAAERWTQPEPTTWRFTLRRDLTFSNGDRLTAADVEFTLNLIVETRMPQMSQLTNLVGAKMVDDYTVDVMTRVPDASVVPGLLYAWIMPRNYYRSVGKDGFAVKPIGSGPYELVEFRANDIAVFRKRPTEHPYRKPIITDLIIRSITEQTQMVSGLRTGELDVVQGLLSPDIVEQIARTDAKIEYRTTSNISALISQPEMRMRDTPLQDKRVRWALNYAVNNEAIANTLFKGYAIPSAQLSVPNSPGWNDDLKPVYDPAMARRLLAEAGYPNGFRLPVGIEFTPQTVNPNLAAALQADLRAVGIEAAVTPYELAAFLDKYYGRNNQVKGDLFVQSTGDTNGFMTHAQGLYSCNNALHWWCNPEFDRLMQLANAELDVAKRGELMRRAVRVLYDDVAHVHLIISSVFHITSSKVRGFVWDNPAFFTYDDVYKVE
- a CDS encoding antibiotic biosynthesis monooxygenase, which gives rise to MWILHVKATVQPGGNAHYEAWKFAEGALQRKAPGFIKRTLVRSRTDPRRYFYQSVWESADQARAFLESAEFQALFAQHRPRDVLEGAMERDECDLIFDEAAER
- a CDS encoding YCF48-related protein; translation: MKRQLHWLGTALALALATLLVPALGGAQQEGRWYVPLAQVSRNAPPPAVPPASGLWSVVPSPPPGIALFAVSSAGARDFWAVGSGGTVLHSADFGATWRQVDAGTRADLYGVRFLDETTGVIAGVGGTIRRTADGGRTWSTPAGGSGNLGFIWFASRSVGFIGGDGGTILKTTDGGVTWARQNSGFDRDITGIHCRSEAACWAAGSTDTGGVVLRTADGGRTWQRVGESAGFTPLGAVWFLRDRVGVVGGDPTFATGQSNIWRTDDGGAGWLRVQTDIFGPAVTGFAFVDEATGWASAEERIVLQTADGGATWRTVVEQLKTPGQNRWLHAIAALPSGHVVAVGAVYPADGSFTPLEAIIVRRH